The following are from one region of the Amedibacterium intestinale genome:
- a CDS encoding ABC transporter ATP-binding protein: MIEIKNLQAGYDKTIILPNISLTIPRNKITALIGQNGCGKSTLLKTISRILPAQKGTISLDGKDMQKMSHKEIAKKMAVLPQSPTAPEYLTVKELVSYGRFPYQKPLSSLTKEDHEIISWAMEKTGVYEWKDHKVSALSGGQRQRAWIAMVLAQKSDILILDEPTTYLDISYQLEILELLKELNLEHQLTVVMVLHELNHAAKFADHIIGLKKGTLIFEGAPMEVITKENLNKLYDINAQLMYDTTQSYPICFDYSLQNKTH; this comes from the coding sequence ATGATTGAAATTAAAAATTTACAGGCAGGTTATGATAAAACCATTATTCTACCAAATATCTCCCTAACGATTCCACGAAATAAAATAACGGCACTGATTGGGCAAAATGGCTGTGGAAAATCTACGCTTTTAAAAACAATTTCTCGTATCTTACCTGCACAAAAAGGAACCATTTCTCTTGATGGAAAAGATATGCAGAAAATGTCTCATAAAGAAATCGCCAAAAAAATGGCAGTACTTCCTCAATCTCCTACTGCTCCAGAATATTTAACGGTAAAAGAGTTAGTTAGTTATGGACGATTTCCCTATCAAAAGCCTCTTTCTTCCCTAACAAAAGAAGATCATGAAATTATTTCCTGGGCAATGGAAAAAACAGGAGTCTATGAATGGAAAGATCATAAAGTATCCGCATTATCTGGTGGTCAACGTCAACGTGCATGGATTGCGATGGTATTAGCACAAAAAAGTGATATTTTGATATTAGATGAACCAACAACATATTTAGATATTTCCTATCAGCTGGAAATATTAGAACTTCTAAAAGAACTGAATCTGGAACATCAACTAACTGTTGTAATGGTTTTGCACGAATTAAACCATGCGGCAAAATTTGCAGATCATATTATTGGATTAAAAAAAGGAACACTCATCTTTGAGGGCGCTCCCATGGAAGTCATCACAAAAGAAAACCTAAATAAACTATATGATATCAACGCACAATTGATGTATGATACAACACAAAGCTACCCTATCTGTTTTGATTATTCCTTACAAAATAAAACACATTAA
- a CDS encoding FecCD family ABC transporter permease, translating into MKRKHAFFLLLILLILVAGFSVLYGSYQLSITELFSTLAGNGTKAQEFAIFQIRLPRTLLALLVGCALGVSGGLLQGVSRNPLAEPGMIGINAGAALFVVLWISLQTTQYYSSLSLSSAFFMPFIAILGSLSSVALIYILSYRKGIQPVRFLLTGIAINTAISALITFFQLQMSKGDFNQVLTWTNGSLWGSSWQYILFILPLLVVFIGYALYRSSTLDVLAFGDELATGLGVSVQKERRIYLLLATCLAGVATAVAGNIAFLGLLGPQIARKLCGGKHRNMLINAALISSIILIFSDALARNLFSPIEIPVGIIVSIVGIPYFLYLIFTSSK; encoded by the coding sequence ATGAAACGAAAACATGCTTTTTTTCTTCTCCTTATTCTTCTTATCCTAGTTGCTGGTTTCTCTGTTTTATATGGAAGTTATCAACTGTCGATAACAGAATTATTTTCCACCCTTGCAGGAAATGGAACGAAAGCACAGGAGTTTGCGATTTTTCAAATACGACTTCCTAGAACCTTGCTTGCCTTGCTGGTAGGCTGTGCTCTAGGTGTATCTGGTGGTCTGTTACAGGGAGTCAGCAGAAATCCGCTTGCTGAACCTGGTATGATTGGTATCAATGCAGGAGCTGCCTTATTTGTTGTTTTATGGATTTCTTTACAAACAACACAATATTATTCTTCGCTTTCTCTTTCCTCAGCTTTCTTCATGCCTTTCATTGCGATACTTGGATCTTTATCAAGTGTTGCCCTAATCTATATTTTATCTTACCGAAAAGGGATTCAGCCTGTCCGATTTCTTCTTACCGGAATTGCGATAAATACCGCAATATCAGCGCTCATTACTTTCTTTCAGTTACAAATGAGCAAAGGGGATTTTAATCAGGTACTTACATGGACAAATGGAAGCTTATGGGGAAGCAGCTGGCAATACATTCTCTTTATCCTTCCTCTTCTTGTTGTCTTTATTGGCTATGCTTTGTATCGTTCTTCTACCTTAGATGTTCTTGCCTTTGGTGATGAACTTGCGACAGGACTTGGGGTATCTGTTCAAAAAGAAAGACGAATCTATTTATTATTAGCAACATGTCTTGCAGGAGTGGCAACTGCCGTGGCAGGAAATATTGCTTTTTTAGGACTTCTTGGTCCACAGATAGCTCGAAAACTATGTGGTGGCAAGCATCGCAACATGTTAATAAATGCAGCACTTATCAGTTCAATTATTCTTATTTTTTCCGATGCTTTGGCACGAAATTTATTTTCCCCTATTGAAATTCCAGTGGGTATCATTGTATCGATTGTGGGTATTCCATATTTTCTATATCTTATCTTCACATCAAGCAAATAG
- a CDS encoding FecCD family ABC transporter permease encodes MKRHILLATVVGMLLLLLGIFISIQNGAKQIPLSDIISVFFSSADTLHSQLILDVRLPRLLASILCGGLLAMSGAMTQGILKNPVAEPSILGITQGATMFVALSSFLPAFPILTSPFPMAIFGAAISGLLIFSFSLKKGIRQDISMLLLAGTALSMLFLSLASIFALLQNRSQELAFWIAGGFRNISWFHVHGFILITIIAFLAIFFLAQKINLLSLGDEAAIGLGISPNKIRRYVLFLMIPICAICVASAGNIAFVGLFIPHILRKIIGNDYRSLLPLSFLYGGVLLLFADVLARTISAPYELPVGLFTAFLGIPVFLLQVRKEIQ; translated from the coding sequence GTGAAACGTCATATTTTACTAGCAACAGTGGTAGGAATGCTGCTGTTGCTGCTTGGTATTTTTATCTCTATTCAAAATGGGGCAAAACAAATTCCCCTATCCGATATCATATCTGTTTTCTTTTCTTCTGCAGATACTTTACACTCTCAATTAATTTTAGATGTACGATTGCCTCGTTTACTTGCCTCTATCCTATGTGGGGGCTTGCTGGCAATGAGTGGTGCAATGACACAGGGAATTTTAAAAAATCCTGTTGCAGAACCTTCCATTTTAGGAATTACTCAAGGAGCAACGATGTTTGTGGCATTGTCTTCTTTTCTTCCAGCATTTCCTATATTGACTTCTCCATTTCCTATGGCAATCTTCGGAGCGGCGATAAGTGGACTTCTGATTTTTTCTTTTTCTTTAAAAAAAGGAATACGTCAGGATATATCTATGCTTCTTCTTGCAGGAACGGCGTTAAGCATGCTGTTTTTATCGCTTGCTTCTATTTTTGCACTTCTTCAAAACCGTTCCCAGGAACTTGCTTTCTGGATTGCAGGAGGTTTTCGTAATATTTCCTGGTTTCATGTGCATGGATTCATCCTTATTACGATCATAGCTTTTCTTGCCATCTTTTTTCTGGCACAAAAAATCAATCTGCTATCTTTAGGTGATGAAGCAGCCATCGGTTTGGGCATTTCTCCAAATAAAATCCGTCGTTATGTTTTGTTTTTGATGATTCCTATCTGTGCCATTTGTGTGGCATCTGCTGGAAATATTGCCTTTGTAGGATTGTTCATTCCCCATATTCTTAGAAAAATAATTGGTAACGATTATCGAAGTCTTCTTCCTTTATCCTTCCTTTATGGTGGTGTTTTATTACTTTTTGCAGATGTTCTTGCCAGAACGATTTCTGCCCCTTATGAACTTCCTGTTGGTTTATTTACCGCATTCTTAGGTATTCCTGTCTTTTTACTGCAAGTACGAAAGGAGATACAATAA
- a CDS encoding ABC transporter substrate-binding protein has protein sequence MKKIAIIFSMIVTLGFISGCQSQTSSTPDKKEVITVQDAKGNVDIPANPQRIVDLSGNSDMLSILGYKVVGTANSDAYDYTKFPSYLEDTLQGAKILGYSMQDTMDIEGILELNPDLIIISNVQEKMYKQLSEIAPTIMLELAQIDWTQDLASVAKIFHKEKEAQDWLNTYKTEAKKAGEKIKASYGEDTTYLALLASGGQLYIFDAAGIGGVLYDDMGLKKPDNMPKQENISLPVISYEGLAELDADHIFLVGTEEDSAALKANAVYKNLRAVKEGNVTELPSSPYFNIGYSPIGKKVFVEEVASFLEK, from the coding sequence ATGAAAAAGATTGCGATTATATTCTCAATGATAGTAACACTTGGCTTTATCAGCGGATGTCAAAGTCAGACATCTTCTACACCCGATAAAAAAGAAGTTATCACTGTACAGGATGCGAAAGGAAATGTGGATATTCCTGCTAATCCACAAAGAATTGTTGATTTAAGTGGAAATAGTGATATGCTTTCTATTCTTGGATATAAAGTGGTGGGAACTGCGAATTCTGATGCGTATGATTATACAAAATTTCCTTCGTATTTAGAAGATACTTTACAAGGTGCAAAAATCTTAGGCTACAGTATGCAGGATACAATGGATATTGAAGGAATATTAGAATTAAATCCAGATTTGATCATCATTTCCAATGTACAGGAAAAAATGTATAAACAGTTAAGTGAAATTGCCCCTACCATTATGCTGGAACTGGCACAAATTGACTGGACACAAGACCTTGCTTCTGTTGCGAAAATCTTCCATAAAGAAAAAGAAGCACAAGATTGGCTAAACACATATAAAACAGAGGCAAAAAAAGCTGGTGAAAAAATCAAAGCTTCTTATGGGGAAGACACAACGTATTTAGCACTGCTGGCAAGTGGTGGACAGCTATACATCTTTGATGCAGCTGGAATTGGTGGCGTTTTATATGATGATATGGGACTGAAAAAACCAGATAATATGCCAAAACAGGAAAATATCAGTCTGCCTGTGATTTCTTATGAAGGCTTGGCAGAGCTGGATGCTGACCATATCTTCCTTGTAGGCACAGAAGAAGACAGCGCTGCACTAAAAGCGAATGCAGTATATAAAAATCTTCGTGCCGTAAAAGAAGGAAATGTAACAGAACTTCCTTCAAGTCCTTACTTTAATATCGGATATAGCCCTATTGGAAAAAAAGTATTTGTAGAAGAAGTAGCTTCTTTTTTAGAGAAATAA
- a CDS encoding HAD family hydrolase → MIKLIISDMDGSLLHTDKTMPKGFFELIQKLKQQGILFAAGSGRQLASLQNSFQPVQKDMYFIAENGCITIDGSTQNVLDVHCLDKGYVKKFIEICRNIPDTYVVVCGRKSAYYEFKNEKILLQHVTPYYFHHQQVEDITKVEDDILKLAVLNLQGTASHVYPNFETYLNNFNISVSAFEWMDIMAKDIHKGLGVQTLCKYLGIQKHEVMIFGDFMNDYEMLQEAYFSFAMKNALPEIKEICNFETTFTNDEDGVKYEIEYWLSNNQEKLREYMENNEAFF, encoded by the coding sequence ATGATTAAATTAATTATTTCTGATATGGATGGCTCTTTGCTGCATACAGATAAAACCATGCCGAAAGGTTTTTTTGAATTGATTCAAAAGTTAAAACAACAAGGTATTCTTTTTGCCGCAGGGAGTGGTCGCCAGCTGGCATCTTTACAAAACTCATTTCAACCTGTACAAAAAGATATGTATTTTATTGCAGAAAATGGATGTATTACGATAGATGGTTCTACTCAAAATGTTTTGGATGTACACTGTCTTGATAAAGGATATGTAAAAAAATTTATCGAGATATGTCGCAACATTCCGGATACATATGTTGTTGTATGTGGACGCAAATCTGCTTATTATGAATTTAAAAATGAAAAGATTTTACTTCAGCACGTAACACCTTACTACTTTCACCATCAACAAGTAGAAGATATTACAAAAGTTGAAGATGACATTTTAAAATTAGCTGTCTTAAATCTACAAGGCACAGCATCTCATGTATATCCTAACTTTGAAACTTACCTAAATAATTTTAATATTTCTGTTTCTGCATTCGAATGGATGGACATTATGGCAAAAGATATACATAAAGGATTAGGTGTACAAACGCTTTGTAAATACCTGGGCATTCAAAAACATGAAGTTATGATTTTTGGTGATTTCATGAATGACTATGAAATGTTACAAGAAGCCTATTTTAGCTTTGCTATGAAAAATGCATTACCAGAAATTAAAGAAATCTGCAATTTTGAAACTACATTTACCAACGATGAAGATGGTGTAAAATATGAAATTGAATACTGGTTATCAAATAACCAGGAAAAATTACGAGAATATATGGAAAACAATGAGGCCTTCTTTTAA
- a CDS encoding Rpn family recombination-promoting nuclease/putative transposase: MSNLDILSRDFWKDNKRFADLFNTVLYEGKQVILPEKLMEADSNLSGSIQTKKKEDVFVERRADLIRKFAGDSEYAIFLLENQSHIHYGMPLRVMMYDALGYREECAKKKRENKKNAVYANRDEFLSGMRKEERIHPVFTLVVYYGEKPWDGPRRLKDMMVDMPKWMEKSFSDYSMNLLEIRSSEHAFQNEDVSRLVYMIQHIYRKQIEEMKKECADVYVKKDVIKLAGAITENEEIIKFAEEHKEEEALNMCEATKQWEEKIRNDVINMMGVRKEGEENLAPEEAIERLKLKEKIEGEAKGKAEEKIEIAEKMKAEGFDNALIEKLTGILLH, translated from the coding sequence ATGTCAAATCTGGATATTTTATCCAGGGATTTCTGGAAGGACAACAAGCGTTTTGCGGATTTATTCAACACGGTCTTATACGAAGGAAAACAGGTCATTCTTCCTGAAAAACTGATGGAGGCAGACAGCAATCTGTCAGGAAGCATTCAGACAAAAAAGAAGGAAGATGTCTTTGTTGAAAGAAGGGCAGATCTTATCAGAAAGTTTGCAGGGGACAGTGAATATGCCATCTTCCTGCTGGAAAATCAAAGCCATATCCACTATGGGATGCCTTTGCGGGTCATGATGTATGATGCCTTAGGGTATCGTGAAGAATGTGCAAAGAAGAAAAGAGAAAACAAAAAGAATGCAGTTTATGCAAACAGGGATGAATTCCTGTCAGGAATGCGAAAAGAAGAGAGAATCCATCCTGTATTTACTCTGGTGGTATACTATGGAGAAAAACCATGGGATGGACCAAGAAGACTGAAGGATATGATGGTGGATATGCCAAAATGGATGGAGAAAAGCTTCAGCGACTATTCTATGAATCTGCTGGAAATACGGTCAAGTGAACATGCATTTCAAAACGAGGATGTAAGCAGGCTTGTTTATATGATTCAGCACATCTACAGAAAACAGATAGAAGAGATGAAAAAAGAATGTGCAGATGTGTATGTAAAAAAAGATGTCATAAAACTGGCAGGAGCTATAACAGAAAATGAAGAAATCATAAAGTTTGCGGAAGAACACAAAGAAGAGGAGGCACTTAATATGTGTGAAGCAACGAAACAGTGGGAAGAAAAAATAAGAAATGATGTTATCAACATGATGGGAGTAAGAAAAGAAGGAGAAGAAAACCTTGCACCAGAAGAAGCAATTGAAAGATTAAAACTAAAAGAAAAAATAGAAGGAGAAGCAAAAGGAAAGGCTGAAGAAAAAATAGAAATAGCAGAGAAAATGAAGGCAGAAGGATTTGACAATGCTTTGATTGAAAAACTAACAGGAATCCTTCTACATTAG
- a CDS encoding iron-containing alcohol dehydrogenase has protein sequence MNNFTYDIKTKVYFGKGQISHLGEETALYGKKALLVYGGGSIKKNGLYEEAMKEFKNHQIEVVELSGVEPNPRIETVRKGVELCRKHNIDVIVAIGGGSTIDCAKVISGSVSYDKDPWDIVLDASKVTSCLPILTVLTLAATGSEMDAVAVISDMSKNEKWGCGHPGFRPVVSILDPTYTFSVSKYQTACGTADIMSHIMESYFTNTEGFMQDRIAEGLLRTCIAYGLRAVKQPDDYEARANLMWTGSWAINDLLKLGKGCPWSVHPMEHELSAFYDITHGAGLAILTPYWMEYVLDETSVDKFVDFARNVWQVSPHLEDEYAIAKEGIKRLRDFFVAMGLPTTLHEVGINEEHFDIMAEKASKKLQGGYRNLTKEDVINIYKKAL, from the coding sequence ATGAATAATTTTACTTATGACATCAAAACAAAAGTTTATTTTGGAAAAGGACAAATATCTCACTTAGGGGAAGAAACAGCACTTTATGGAAAAAAAGCACTTCTTGTATATGGTGGAGGAAGCATCAAAAAAAATGGACTTTATGAAGAAGCCATGAAAGAATTTAAAAATCATCAGATAGAAGTCGTTGAATTAAGTGGTGTAGAGCCAAACCCAAGAATTGAAACGGTTCGCAAAGGTGTAGAACTATGCCGTAAACACAATATTGATGTAATTGTTGCGATTGGAGGAGGAAGTACGATTGATTGTGCGAAAGTTATTTCCGGAAGTGTCAGCTATGATAAAGATCCTTGGGACATCGTATTAGACGCATCAAAAGTAACATCCTGTCTTCCTATTTTAACTGTGTTAACACTTGCTGCTACGGGTTCAGAAATGGATGCAGTTGCAGTTATTTCCGATATGAGCAAGAATGAAAAATGGGGTTGTGGGCATCCTGGATTTCGTCCTGTCGTATCAATTTTAGATCCTACCTATACATTTAGCGTCAGCAAATATCAGACAGCTTGTGGAACTGCAGATATCATGAGTCATATCATGGAAAGTTATTTCACAAATACGGAAGGATTCATGCAAGATCGTATTGCGGAAGGATTGCTTCGCACATGTATTGCCTATGGACTTCGTGCAGTAAAACAGCCAGACGATTATGAAGCACGTGCTAATTTAATGTGGACAGGAAGCTGGGCAATTAATGACTTATTAAAACTTGGAAAGGGTTGTCCATGGAGTGTTCATCCTATGGAGCATGAACTTAGTGCATTTTATGATATTACCCATGGAGCAGGTCTTGCGATTTTAACACCATACTGGATGGAATATGTACTGGATGAGACAAGTGTAGATAAGTTTGTAGATTTCGCAAGGAATGTATGGCAGGTATCCCCACATTTAGAAGATGAATATGCAATCGCAAAAGAAGGTATTAAACGTTTAAGAGATTTCTTTGTGGCAATGGGACTTCCTACAACTCTGCATGAAGTTGGTATCAATGAAGAGCATTTTGATATCATGGCAGAAAAAGCAAGTAAAAAGCTACAGGGAGGTTATAGAAATCTTACAAAAGAAGATGTCATCAATATTTACAAAAAAGCTTTATAA
- a CDS encoding polysaccharide deacetylase family protein gives MDKKTWNKILLSCFCFLGLVAISSYFVHKQDHPVSKQSTHKIMYLTFDDGPSQHTQEVLDILKKYNAKATFFVTGEKKEYEYLIKEEYKQGHAIGIHTFSHDYGKIYSSPEAYFKDIEKMNDVIEKQIGHKVKILRFPGGSSNTVSRKYCDGIMTQLTKDVLDKGYQYYDWNASNGDGNSNLSVSTLVDTGQKEVGEQEVVMVLMHDGAGSEETVKALPSLLEYYQKQGYEFRIIDDSTPEFHHHVNN, from the coding sequence ATGGATAAAAAAACATGGAACAAAATTTTGCTTAGCTGCTTTTGTTTTCTGGGACTTGTTGCGATATCTTCATATTTTGTGCATAAACAAGATCATCCTGTATCAAAACAGTCTACACATAAAATTATGTATTTGACATTTGATGATGGACCAAGTCAACATACACAGGAAGTATTAGATATTTTAAAGAAATATAATGCAAAGGCCACCTTTTTTGTGACAGGTGAAAAAAAAGAATATGAATATTTAATCAAAGAAGAGTATAAGCAGGGACATGCGATAGGAATTCATACATTTTCTCATGACTATGGGAAAATATATTCTAGTCCTGAAGCATATTTTAAAGATATAGAAAAAATGAATGATGTGATTGAAAAACAAATAGGACATAAAGTAAAAATATTACGATTTCCAGGAGGCTCCAGTAATACGGTATCAAGAAAATACTGTGATGGAATTATGACACAGTTAACAAAAGATGTCTTGGATAAAGGATACCAGTATTATGACTGGAATGCATCGAATGGAGATGGCAATAGCAATCTTAGTGTAAGTACGCTGGTTGATACAGGACAAAAAGAAGTTGGAGAGCAGGAAGTTGTCATGGTATTGATGCATGATGGAGCTGGAAGTGAGGAAACTGTAAAAGCACTTCCTTCCTTATTGGAATATTATCAAAAACAGGGCTATGAATTTCGAATTATTGATGACAGTACTCCAGAGTTTCATCATCATGTAAATAATTAA
- a CDS encoding type I restriction-modification system subunit M gives MAEIENSKDLLSVLWSGADILRSKMDANEYKDYLLGIVFYKYLSDSFLIKVYDLLNDEKPSSLKAALEEYREALKDESADELMEEIKSTCHYVIEPELTYTCFADAARNNSFNREYLQKAFNNIEQSDPLFTDLFTDIDLYSNRLGTGDQKQSDTISSLIKEIDKADLLNTDDDVLGNAYEYLIGQFASETGKKAGEFYTPQAVSKILTKIAIAGQEDKKGLSVYDPCMGSGSLLLNAKKYAKDPRNIKYYGQELMPSTYNLARMNMFLHGVAPENQKLRHGDTLDADWPTDEETDFNMVLMNPPYSAKWSAAQGFLQDERFSDYGVLAPKSKADYAFLLHGLYHLKSSGTMAIVLPHGVLFRGAAEGKIREKLLRSGNIYAVIGLPANLFYNTSIPTCIVVLKKHRDGRDVLFIDASKKFNKGKKQNEMTDKHIDSVMDLYVRRETVDKESYLASFEDIEKNDFNLNIPRYVDNFEKEEPINIQELLVDMKQTDAELQKTQNEFVSMLHELTSSDENIISSLNDCIKLMEEEL, from the coding sequence ATGGCAGAAATAGAAAACAGCAAAGATCTTTTAAGCGTCTTATGGAGTGGAGCAGATATACTTCGATCAAAAATGGATGCAAATGAATATAAGGATTATTTATTAGGGATTGTTTTTTATAAATATTTATCAGATTCCTTTTTGATTAAAGTATATGATCTTCTTAATGATGAAAAGCCTTCATCTTTGAAAGCTGCATTAGAAGAATATAGAGAGGCGTTGAAAGATGAGAGTGCTGATGAGTTAATGGAGGAAATCAAGTCTACTTGTCATTATGTTATCGAACCAGAACTTACATATACTTGTTTTGCGGATGCAGCTAGAAATAATTCATTTAACAGAGAATATTTACAGAAAGCATTTAATAATATCGAGCAAAGTGATCCTTTATTTACAGATTTATTTACAGATATTGATTTGTATTCTAATCGTTTAGGAACTGGAGATCAAAAGCAAAGCGATACGATTTCTAGTTTAATCAAAGAAATTGATAAAGCTGATTTGTTAAATACGGATGATGATGTTTTAGGAAATGCTTATGAATACTTAATTGGACAATTTGCATCAGAAACAGGAAAGAAAGCTGGGGAATTTTATACACCTCAAGCTGTTTCTAAGATATTAACGAAAATTGCAATAGCAGGGCAGGAAGATAAAAAAGGATTATCTGTATATGATCCTTGTATGGGATCAGGTTCGCTTCTGTTGAATGCAAAGAAGTATGCGAAAGATCCAAGAAATATAAAATACTATGGTCAAGAACTTATGCCTTCTACATATAATCTTGCAAGAATGAATATGTTTTTGCATGGCGTTGCGCCAGAAAATCAAAAGTTAAGACATGGCGATACATTAGATGCTGATTGGCCTACAGATGAAGAAACAGATTTCAATATGGTTTTGATGAATCCTCCATATTCCGCTAAATGGAGTGCTGCACAAGGTTTTTTACAAGATGAACGTTTTAGTGATTATGGCGTGCTAGCTCCAAAGTCAAAAGCAGACTATGCTTTCTTGCTACATGGACTTTATCATTTGAAAAGTAGCGGAACTATGGCAATCGTATTACCTCATGGCGTTTTATTTAGAGGAGCTGCAGAGGGTAAAATCAGAGAGAAATTACTTCGTTCAGGGAATATATATGCTGTTATTGGGCTGCCTGCAAATTTGTTTTACAATACATCTATCCCAACTTGTATCGTTGTATTGAAAAAACATAGAGATGGAAGAGATGTATTATTTATTGATGCTTCGAAGAAATTCAATAAAGGGAAAAAACAAAATGAAATGACTGATAAACATATTGACTCTGTAATGGATTTATATGTACGAAGAGAGACAGTTGATAAAGAATCTTATCTTGCAAGCTTTGAGGATATTGAAAAAAATGATTTTAATTTAAATATTCCTAGATATGTAGATAATTTTGAAAAAGAAGAACCGATTAATATTCAAGAACTTTTAGTGGATATGAAACAAACGGATGCAGAACTTCAAAAAACACAAAATGAGTTTGTATCTATGTTACATGAATTAACAAGTTCTGATGAAAACATAATTTCTTCATTAAATGATTGCATTAAATTGATGGAGGAGGAATTATAA
- a CDS encoding restriction endonuclease subunit S codes for MMKPKIRFNGFTDDWEQRKLEEIYQNIGNAFVGTATPYYVDTGHFYLESNNIKDGQINRNNEVFINDEFYERQKDKWLHTGDMVMVQSGHVGHTAVIPEELDNSAAHALIMFRNPKIEIEPYFLNYQYQTIKSKRKINNITTGNTIKHILASDMYNFIVDVSDIEEQQQIANYFLELDHLITLHQRKVEQMKNLKKYMLQNMFPAEK; via the coding sequence ATGATGAAACCTAAAATCAGATTTAATGGATTCACCGATGATTGGGAACAGCGTAAGCTGGAAGAGATTTATCAAAATATAGGAAATGCTTTTGTAGGAACAGCTACACCATATTATGTTGATACAGGGCATTTTTATCTTGAATCGAATAATATTAAGGATGGACAAATAAATAGGAACAATGAAGTTTTTATAAATGATGAATTTTATGAAAGACAAAAGGATAAATGGCTACATACTGGTGATATGGTAATGGTTCAGTCAGGTCATGTAGGTCATACTGCTGTAATACCTGAAGAATTGGATAATTCTGCTGCCCACGCATTGATTATGTTTCGGAATCCAAAAATAGAAATAGAACCTTATTTTTTAAATTATCAATACCAAACTATAAAATCCAAAAGGAAAATAAATAATATAACTACTGGTAATACAATCAAACATATCCTTGCGTCAGATATGTACAATTTTATTGTTGACGTATCTGATATAGAAGAACAACAACAAATTGCTAATTATTTTTTGGAGTTAGATCACCTCATCACTCTTCACCAGCGAAAGGTGGAGCAAATGAAGAATTTAAAGAAATATATGCTTCAAAATATGTTTCCAGCAGAAAAATAA
- a CDS encoding DUF3990 domain-containing protein: MILFHGTSNREVIPQFGLGNEKHDYGKGFYLTDNLDLAKEWAVYRPDESNGWVHKYMLNMDGLRVLDFQNENILSWLAELMKHRDAADSKRYRMLAKKFIDKYGIPTEDYDVIKGYRADASYFYIAKAFVRDEVDVDILEELLSLGGLGIQYCIKSQKAFDNLIEIKEDIIPVQFSEYNEKYNERDIAAREKMKRLIDSDRNQVTKVFSTLF, encoded by the coding sequence ATGATATTATTTCATGGAACTTCAAATCGTGAAGTTATTCCGCAATTTGGTTTAGGAAATGAAAAACATGATTACGGAAAAGGGTTCTATCTCACTGATAATCTTGATTTAGCTAAGGAATGGGCTGTTTATCGTCCTGATGAATCAAATGGCTGGGTTCATAAATATATGCTGAATATGGATGGTTTGCGTGTTTTAGACTTTCAAAATGAAAACATTCTTTCTTGGCTTGCGGAATTAATGAAGCATAGAGATGCTGCTGATTCAAAAAGATATCGTATGTTAGCAAAAAAGTTTATTGATAAATATGGTATTCCTACAGAAGACTATGATGTTATAAAAGGATATCGTGCGGACGCCTCTTACTTTTATATCGCTAAGGCTTTTGTTCGTGATGAAGTTGATGTTGATATTTTAGAGGAATTGTTATCTCTTGGTGGTTTAGGTATTCAATACTGTATTAAATCACAAAAAGCTTTTGATAATTTAATAGAAATTAAAGAAGATATTATCCCAGTACAATTTTCAGAATATAATGAAAAATATAATGAGAGAGATATTGCCGCAAGAGAAAAGATGAAACGATTGATTGACTCTGATCGCAATCAAGTCACAAAAGTATTTAGCACACTTTTTTAG